Below is a window of Streptomyces sp. ITFR-16 DNA.
GTCCAGTCGCTGTACAACAGCCCTTCGTCACCGAGGAGTTCCACCTCCAGCCCGCTGATCTCCTGGTTGAGGCGGGCGAAGGCCAGCTTCATGCCGGAGCCCTCCGGGCCCGGCTGTCCGGCGACGAGCTGCTGGCGCAGCCGTTCACCCGCAAGCCTGGCGACCTCCGCCTCGACCCAGAGCGTCAGCAGCCGCTGGTGCAGGTCATGGGTGCGCAGCCCGGGGCGTTCGCGCCAGGTCCGGGAGACCGGGCCGATCATGCCGCCCTCGCGCGGGATGCGGGATCCGCCGATGGAGACGCGCTCGTTCATGAGCGTCGTCTGTGCGACCTTCCAGCCCTCGCCGACGGGTCCGAGCCTGCGGCTGTCGGGGATGCGCACACCGGTGAGGAAGACCTCGTTGAACTCGGCCTCACCGGTGATCTGGCGCAGCGGCCGCACCTCGACGCCGGGATCGGTCATGTCGCAGATGAAGTAGCTGATGCCCCGGTGCTTGGGCACGTCCGGGTCGGTGCGGGCGATGAGGATCGCCCAGCGCGCCACATGGGCGCTGGACGTCCAGACCTTCTGCCCGTCGACCACCCAGTCCTCGCCGTCGCGCACCGCGCGCGTGCCGAGCGCTGCCAGGTCGGAGCCGGCGCCCGGTTCGCTGAAGAGCTGGCACCACACCTCCTCGCCGACCCACAGGGGGCGCAGGAAGCGCTGCTTCTGCTCGTCGGTGCCGAAGCCGAGGACCGTCGGGGCCGCCATGCCGAGGCCGATGCCGATACGGCGCGGGTCGTTGTCCGGGGCGCCGGCGGCGGCGAGTTCGGCGTCGACGACCGTCTGGAGGGAGCGCGGCGCGTCGAGGCCGCCGAGCCCGGCCGGGTAGTGCACCCAGGCGAGTCCGGCGTCGAAGCGCGCCCTGAGGAAGTCGGTGCGGTCCGTGGTGGCCGGGGGGTGCGCGGCGAGCAGGTCGCGGGTGCGGCGGCGCAGTCCGGCGGCGTCGGGGGCGGTCATCGGGCGGCTCCCGACGGCAGGACGACGATGCGGCCGGTGCTGGTACCGTCGGCGACGCGCTGGACGGCTGCCGCCGCCCCGGCCATCGGGACCCGCTCGCTGATCAGCGGCTTGATGGCTCCTTCGGCGGCGAGCCGGGTGAGTTCCGTGTGGCAGTCGCGGACCGCCTGCGGGTCCTTGGTGTTGTACAGGCCCCAGTGGAGTCCGAGGACCGAGTAGTTCTTCACCAGGGCGTGGTTGAGTGCGGGCGTGGGGATGACGCCGCTGGCGAAGCCGACGACGATCACCCGTCCCTCGAAGGCGATGCACTTCACGGACTTGGCGTACGCGTCGCCGCCGACGGGGTCGTACACCACATCGGCGCCCCGGCCTCCGGTGGCCTCCTTCACGGCGGCGACGATGTCGTCGGTGCGCCGGTCGACGACCAGGTCGCAGCCGAGTTCGGCGGCGGCCTTCGCCTTTTCCGGCCCGCCGACCACACCGATGACGGTGGCGCCCGCGGCCTTGCCGAGCTGTACGGCCGCGCTGCCCACGCCGCCCGCGGCGGCGTGGACGAGTAGCGTCTCGCCGGCCTGGAGGCGCGCCCGGCGGTGCAGCCCGAACCAGCCGGTCTGGTAGCCGATGTGCAGGGCGGCCGCCTCGGCGTCGTCCAGGCTCTCAGGGGCGGGCAGGAGTGCCGCCTCGTCCGCGACGACGTACTCGGCGAATCCGCCGTGGGGCAGGGCGGAGGTGGCGAGCACCCGGCGCCCGTCGCCGGTCCGGCCGCAGATCTCCACGCCGGGGGTGAACGGCAGCGGGGGCCGTACCTGGTACTGGCCGCGGCAGAGCAGCGCGTCGGGGAAGTTGATGTTCGCCGCGAGCACCTCGACGACCACCTGCCCGTCGCCGGGCGTCGGCCGGTCCGTCTCCTCCAGCCGCATCACCTCGCTCGGCTCGCCGTTCCGGTGCACTCGCCATGCCTGCATGAGGGGCCTCCACAACACTGTCGGCATTACCACTGCTCCGGGGCATACTAAGCGGTCGCTTGCCCCTGTGGGAACAACCTGCGGGCGACCGGTTCGAGCGGGCCCGGACACGGCCGTGCGCCCGGCCCGCCCCGGGGTGCGGCGGCGCCGGGCGCACAAGGGAAGGGACCCGTTACTTCCCCACCACCACCTCAGCGATCCCCGGCGCCGGGGAGCCCGCCCGCCAGACCAGGCGTACCGCGTCGGCCGTCCGGCCGGGGGTGCCGATCCTGGTGTACGGTCCGCCGAGCTTCCCGGCGGTCCGCCAGTCGCCGTCCGCGCTCCGCAGCTGGATGTCCGCCGCGCCCTCGGCACCGGCGGGCCTCAGGACGGTGACCGACCCGACCGCGCGGGCGGCGCCGAGCGCGATCTCCAGGGCCTCGCCGGCCTCCGGGGCACGCGCGGCGCGGTAGACGGTGGCCGGGTCCCCGTCGGCCGCCGAGTCCAGGGCGGATCCGGTGGCCGCCGGCGGGTTGCCGGCGACCGCGGCGCGCGTGGTCGTGACGTGGAACTCACGGACGACGACCCAGCTGGTCTGGCCGGCGGTCGCCCGCGCCCGCACATAGCGCGCCTTCGTTCCGGCGAGCGGGGTCGCGGTGACGTCCGCCCGGCCGGAGAAGTCCGTGAGCCTGTGCCAGCGGGTCCCGTCGGCCGAGTACTCCAGCACCCCCGCGTGAAGGTAGTCCTCGGTGCTGCCGGGCTT
It encodes the following:
- a CDS encoding acyl-CoA dehydrogenase family protein; the protein is MTAPDAAGLRRRTRDLLAAHPPATTDRTDFLRARFDAGLAWVHYPAGLGGLDAPRSLQTVVDAELAAAGAPDNDPRRIGIGLGMAAPTVLGFGTDEQKQRFLRPLWVGEEVWCQLFSEPGAGSDLAALGTRAVRDGEDWVVDGQKVWTSSAHVARWAILIARTDPDVPKHRGISYFICDMTDPGVEVRPLRQITGEAEFNEVFLTGVRIPDSRRLGPVGEGWKVAQTTLMNERVSIGGSRIPREGGMIGPVSRTWRERPGLRTHDLHQRLLTLWVEAEVARLAGERLRQQLVAGQPGPEGSGMKLAFARLNQEISGLEVELLGDEGLLYSDWTMRRPDLVDFTGRDAGYRYLRSKGNSIEGGTSEVLLNIVAERVLGLPAEPRNDKDVAWKDLSR
- a CDS encoding NADPH:quinone oxidoreductase family protein — its product is MQAWRVHRNGEPSEVMRLEETDRPTPGDGQVVVEVLAANINFPDALLCRGQYQVRPPLPFTPGVEICGRTGDGRRVLATSALPHGGFAEYVVADEAALLPAPESLDDAEAAALHIGYQTGWFGLHRRARLQAGETLLVHAAAGGVGSAAVQLGKAAGATVIGVVGGPEKAKAAAELGCDLVVDRRTDDIVAAVKEATGGRGADVVYDPVGGDAYAKSVKCIAFEGRVIVVGFASGVIPTPALNHALVKNYSVLGLHWGLYNTKDPQAVRDCHTELTRLAAEGAIKPLISERVPMAGAAAAVQRVADGTSTGRIVVLPSGAAR